One Nicotiana sylvestris chromosome 12, ASM39365v2, whole genome shotgun sequence genomic window carries:
- the LOC104237777 gene encoding bZIP transcription factor 17-like yields the protein MAGPILADPPPSAAANSTGEFEGLPIPPLDPTYFAQHMTAADQGKIDGFPMELPEGDEFMLDDLDFDLSFDDIFLNNGDAVLNPDFLADCLGSDTDRVDPSFYGQPGNQLIENFDNSSGEEPPGSKFVPADLNCFGQPGSQLVRDFDDSSRYFKSTSAEFCDFSGNQAAGGVMVMDTSSPELRQSSSGSDVLNATSSTSSHQVSGDVAGYLNVPSPESNGSNHEGSRESANDNKGLGDARVLNCHSPESQGSGNYGSNVSEGLNYPSDSNKSVHSSPNFENNSIKNGAVEEKIKLEGVNANISKCSSLLKRKKSSEDSNNINIHQKLTNVALSDNVNNDEDEKKRARLVRNRESAQLSRQRKKHYVEELEDKVRIMHSTIQDLNAKVAYIIAENATLKTQLGGAGVPSQVPPPPPGMYPHHPVMYPWMPYTPPYMVKPQGSQVPLVPIPKLKPQGAAPAPKSSKKVEKKRTQVKTKKVASVSFLGLLFFMLLFGGLVPLLNVRYGGTREPFMSGDSFWSGSYEKHQGRVLAVDGPVNGTGHSGKYGGNDFSSHCSRRGQDESAQPNVNGSDPLAASLYVPRNDKLVKIDGNLIIHSVLASEKAMASHGGADKNNRETGLAVPEDLAPAIAGSHPHLYRSTAVGQRVLGTGEENGKSTVQQWFLEGVAGPLLSSGMCTEVFQFDVSSSAPGAVVPATNTRNLSMEERQNATRVHKVRNRRILNGHSVTLSRPSHNISEEQTGKQENFSGNKSLSSMVVSVLVDPREGGDGDVDGMMGPKSLSRIFVVVLIDSVKYVTYSCMLPFKGSVPLVTT from the exons ATGGCTGGCCCGATTTTGGCCGATCCACCGCCGTCTGCAGCGGCGAATTCCACTGGTGAATTTGAGGGTCTTCCAATTCCACCGCTTGACCCTACCTATTTTGCCCAACACATGACTGCAGCAGATCAAGGAAAAATCGACGGGTTTCCAATGGAATTACCGGAGGGCGATGAATTCATGCTTGATGACCTCGATTTCGATTTATCCTTCGATGATATCTTCCTTAATAACGGTGATGCCGTTCTCAACCCTGATTTCCTGGCCGATTGTCTCGGGTCGGATACGGATCGAGTTGACCCGAGTTTTTATGGTCAACCTGGGAATCAACTGATCGAGAATTTTGATAATTCTTCTGGAGAGGAACCTCCGGGTTCGAAATTTGTTCCAGCTGACCTGAATTGCTTTGGTCAACCTGGGAGTCAATTGGTTAGGGATTTCGACGATTCTTCTAGATATTTCAAGTCGACGTCAGCGGAATTCTGTGATTTTTCCGGAAATCAAGCAGCTGGAGGCGTTATGGTTATGGATACTTCATCGCCGGAGCTTCGACAGAGCTCAAGCGGCTCAGATGTTTTGAATGCAACGTCGTCGACGTCGTCCCACCAGGTTTCTGGCGATGTCGCCGGGTACCTGAACGTGCCATCGCCGGAGTCCAATGGATCCAACCATGAGGGTTCTCGGGAGTCTGCTAATGACAACAAGGGTTTGGGTGATGCTAGGGTTTTGAATTGCCATTCGCCGGAGTCGCAGGGTTCAGGCAATTATGGTTCAAATGTCTCAGAAGGGCTGAATTATCCGTCAGATTCGAACAAATCGGTACATTCTTCTcctaattttgaaaataattcaataaAAAATGGAGCTGTAGAAGAGAAAATCAAATTAGAGGGTGTCAATGCTAATATAAGTAAATGTAGCTCCTTGTTGAAGAGGAAAAAAAGTAGTGAAGATTCTAATAACATAAACATACACCAAAAATTGACTAATGTTGCATTGAGTGACAATGTTAATAAtgatgaggatgaaaagaagagaGCTAGATTGGTTAGGAATAGGGAAAGTGCTCAACTGTCAAGGCAAAGAAAGAAGCACTATGTTGAGGAATTAGAAGATAAAGTTAGAATAATGCATTCAACAATTCAAGATTTGAATGCTAAGGTAGCTTATATAATTGCGGAAAATGCTACTCTAAAGACGCAGTTGGGGGGTGCTGGTGTACCTTCGCAGGTGCCACCACCACCCCCTGGGATGTATCCACATCATCCTGTGATGTATCCGTGGATGCCGTATACACCACCTTATATGGTGAAACCGCAAGGATCACAAGTGCCATTGGTTCCCATTCCTAAGTTGAAACCACAGGGTGCAGCGCCAGCGCCAAAGAGTAGCAAGAAAGTGGAGAAAAAGAGGACTCAGGTGAAAACTAAGAAGGTTGCAAGTGTTAGTTTCCTTGGCTTGTTGTTCTTCATGCTGCTATTTGGTGGGTTGGTTCCTTTATTAAATGTGAGATATGGAGGAACGAGGGAACCATTCATGAGTGGAGATTCTTTTTGGAGTGGGTCTTATGAGAAACATCAGGGAAGAGTCTTGGCTGTTGACGGACCTGTGAATGGGACTGGTCACTCTGGAAAGTACGGTGGAAATGATTTTAGCTCACATTGTAGTCGGAGAGGTCAGGATGAGAGCGCTCAGCCAAATGTCAATGGCAGTGACCCTCTAGCTGCATCCTTGTATGTCCCAAGGAATGATAAACTTGTGAAGATTGATGGAAACTTGATAATTCATTCTGTATTGGCAAGTGAAAAAGCCATGGCATCTCATGGAGGTGCTGATAAGAACAATAGAGAGACAGGCCTCGCAGTTCCTGAGGATTTAGCCCCTGCTATCGCAGGAAGCCATCCTCACCTTTATCGAAGTACGGCAGTGGGACAAAGGGTTCTTGGAACTGGAGAGGAGAATGGAAAGTCAACTGTGCAACAGTGGTTCCTTGAAGGTGTTGCTG GGCCTTTGTTGAGTTCAGGCATGTGTACAGAAGTGTTCCAGTTCGATGTGTCATCTTCTGCTCCAGGAGCCGTAGTTCCTGCTACCAATACGAGGAATTTATCTATGGAAGAAAGGCAGAATGCTACACGCGTCCACAAGGTTAGAAATAGAAGGATCCTCAATGGTCATTCCGTTACCCTTTCTAGACCCTCCCACAACATTTCTGAAGAACAAACTGGAAAGCAAGAGAACTTCAGTGGAAATAAGTCACTTTCTTCCATGGTTGTATCTGTGCTTGTTGATCCAAGAGAGGGAGGTGATGGTGATGTTGATGGCATGATGGGTCCAAAGTCCCTCTCTCGGATATTCGTCGTTGTGCTGATTGACAGTGTCAAGTATGTCACCTATTCTTGTATGCTTCCATTTAAAGGATCTGTTCCTTTAGTGACTACTTGA
- the LOC104237778 gene encoding cytochrome P450 CYP94D108 has translation MEIFSLQTLIFAILISLFFYYFLFLLKNLKKPTKPGFKIYPLVGALPEFLLNRHRFLEWTTDVLSNCTTNTAVFYRPGNVHGVITANPLNVEHMLKTNFENFPKGIRFYTRLEDFLGDGIFNVDGEIWRIQRKSASYEFSTRSLRNFVMETAQVEIHTRLIPILEAAAKKDRIIDIQDILERFAFDNIIKLAFNVDPNCLGGAESEFMQAFEIATTLSSGRFMYAIPFLYKIKKFLNIGSEKKLQKSIKIVHEFADKIINSRMEERAENKDEDLLSRFMADNQFSAKFLRDIVISFILAGRDTTSSALTWFFWILSSRKDIEEKILEELEDIRRRNGKKIGEAYNFDELREMKYLHASISEAMRLYPPVPIDTRSCLKDDILPDGTFIGKDWFFSYQTYSMGRMENIWGKDCGEYKPERWIDENGVYKQESPFKFPVFHAGPRMCLGKDMAYIQMKSIAASVLEKFELDVQLENGKCPEYVLSLTLRMKGGLPVKVKERYMTNN, from the exons ATGGAAATTTTCTCACTTCAAACGCTTATCTTCGCTATCTTAATCTCTCTCTTTTTCTACTATTTCTTATTTCTCCTTAAAAATCTCAAAAAACCCACAAAACCAGGCTTCAAAATCTACCCACTCGTCGGAGCTTTACCGGAGTTCCTCTTAAACCGTCACCGTTTTCTTGAATGGACCACCGACGTACTCTCCAATTGCACCACCAATACCGCCGTCTTCTACCGTCCTGGTAATGTTCACGGCGTCATCACTGCCAATCCACTCAACGTTGAGCATATGCTTAAAACCAACTTTGAGAATTTTCCTAAAGGCATCCGTTTCTATACTCGGCTTGAAGATTTTCTGGGTGATGGAATATTTAATGTTGATGGTGAAATTTGGAGAATTCAAAGGAAATCTGCTAGTTATGAATTTAGCACCAGATCTCTCAGGAATTTCGTCATGGAAACTGCACAG GTGGAAATACATACACGTTTGATTCCAATTCTTGAAGCAGCAGCCAAAAAGGATAGAATTATTGACATTCAAGACATCTTAGAAAGATTTGCATTTGATAATATTATCAAGCTCGCATTCAATGTTGATCCAAATTGTTTAGGTGGAGCTGAAAGTGAATTCATGCAAGCTTTTGAAATTGCAACAACTCTAAGTTCAGGTAGGTTTATGTATGCTATTCCCTTCCTTTACAAAATCAAGAAATTCTTGAACATTGGATCAGAAAAAAAGCTACAAAAATCAATCAAGATAGTACATGAATTCGCGGATAAGATCATAAATTCAAGAATGGAAGAACGAGCTGAGAATAAAGATGAAGACTTGTTATCAAGATTCATGGCGGATAATCAATTCTCAGCTAAATTCTTGAGGGACATAGTCATTAGTTTCATATTAGCTGGTCGAGACACGACATCATCGGCGCTTACTTGGTTCTTTTGGATATTATCGTCAAGGAAAGATATAGAGGAAAAAATATTAGAAGAATTAGAAGATATTCGTCGAAGAAATGGGAAAAAGATTGGTGAAGCTTATAATTTCGACGAATTAAGAGAAATGAAGTATCTTCATGCATCTATTTCAGAAGCAATGAGGTTATATCCACCAGTACCAATTGATACAAGGTCATGTTTGAAAGATGATATTTTACCAGATGGGACTTTTATTGGTAAAGATTGGTTTTTTAGTTATCAAACTTATAGTATGGGAAGAATGGAAAATATTTGGGGTAAAGATTGTGGTGAGTACAAACCAGAAAGATGGATTGATGAAAATGGAGTTTATAAGCAAGAAAGTCCATTTAAATTTCCAGTATTTCATGCTGGACCAAGAATGTGTCTTGGAAAAGACATGGCTTATATTCAGATGAAGTCAATTGCAGCTTCTGTTTTAGAAAAGTTTGAATTAGATGTTCAATTAGAGAATGGAAAATGTCCTGAGTATGTGTTATCTTTGACTCTAAGAATGAAAGGAGGATTACCTGTGAAGGTAAAAGAAAGATATATGACCAATAATTAA